One Alligator mississippiensis isolate rAllMis1 chromosome 1, rAllMis1, whole genome shotgun sequence genomic window carries:
- the LOC132249525 gene encoding E3 ubiquitin-protein ligase TRIM52-like — translation MSPACTEQEEQSAEDGPCSLRPPGQDMDEEATCSICLELLTEPVTIGCAHNFCRACITKYCEDAVRGSGNAVPCPSCRAQFQIGSFRLNTQLKNLVEKIKEQSLKPGKEQMATQCLEHEEKLKLFCEEDGEAICVICRESQAHRGHTVLPIQEAANDYQQHLTPPVLCQLQIPTRSQPPPTPRFLPLLQILSYVAASGPLCYISDLQQPHLQS, via the exons atgagcccagcctgcacagagcaggaagaACAATCAGCAGAAGACGGGCCGTGCAGCCTCAGACCTCCAGGACAGGACATGGATGAAGAGGccacctgctccatctgcctGGAGCTCTTGACAGAGCCGGTGACCATAGGGTGTGCGCACAACTTCTGCCGAGCCTGCATCACCAAATACTGTGAGGACGCTGTCCGTGGCTCAGGAAACGCCGtcccctgtcccagctgcagagcaCAGTTCCAGATCGGGAGCTTCCGGCTCAACACGCAGCTCAAAAACCTGGTGGAGAAGATTAAAGAGCAGAGTCTGAAACCAGGAAAGGAGCAGATGGCCACTCAATGCTTGGAGCACGAGGAGAAACTCAAGCTCTTCTGTGAGGAGGATGGGGAAGCCATCTGTGTGATCTGCAGGGAGTCCCAGGCTCACCGGGGTCACACAGTGCTCCCCATCCAGGAGGCTGCCAACGATTACCAG CAACACCTCACCCCCCCagtgctctgccagctgcagatcCCCACCAGGTCCCAGCCACCTCCTACCCCGAggttcctgcctctcctgcagatCCTCAGCTACGTGGCTGCTTCGGGCCCGCTCTGTTATATCTCCgacc